The following coding sequences lie in one Sorghum bicolor cultivar BTx623 chromosome 6, Sorghum_bicolor_NCBIv3, whole genome shotgun sequence genomic window:
- the LOC110436682 gene encoding uncharacterized protein LOC110436682, with protein sequence MAVSSLQNGSPHSPAARVHNLICRQPPAAEKKDAGYKAFVVDGWNGFHRKERLKTHVGDVGGAHYNAMKKCDALLQRNQHIDVVLHRQSEAAKRAYFTRLNGSIDTARLLLKQGLPFRGHDESKESLNKGNFLEVYDCLADHDPDLKKAVEQMAVVLRYVDKCGIVKERFVGLVHVTETSSSCLKSAIDCLFAKFKLSLKKVRGQGYDGASNMRVV encoded by the exons ATGGCTGTTTCATCATTGCAAAATGGCAGCCCACACAGCCCAGCAGCTCGTGTACACAATCTGATATGCAGGCAGCCGCCGGCCGC AGAAAAGAAGGATGCAGGATATAAAGCATTTGTTGTTGATGGTTGGAATGGTTTCCACAGGAAAGAGAGGCTAAAGACTCATGTTGGTGATGTTGGTGGAGCACATTATAATGCTATGAAGAAGTGTGATGCTTTGTTACAAAGAAATCAGCACATAGATGTTGTTTTGCATAGGCAAAGTGAAGCAGCAAAGAGGGCTTATTTTACTAGATTGAATGGATCCATTGATACTGCTAGGCTTCTATTGAAGCAAGGCTTGCCTTTCCGTGGTCATGATGAGTCAAAGGAGTCTTTGAATAAAGGGAATTTCTTAGAGGTTTATGACTGCTTAGCTGATCATGATCCAGATTTGAAAAAAGCAGTGG AACAAATGGCTGTGGTTTTGAGGTATGTTGACAAATGTGGAATTGTGAAAGAGAGGTTTGTTGGTCTTGTGCATGTGACTGAAACTTCTTCTTCCTGTCTCAAGTCAGCTATTGATTGTCTATTTGCAAAGTTTAAGCTTAGCTTAAAGAAAGTTAGAGGGCAAGGATATGATGGTGCTAGCAACATGCGAG TTGTGTAA
- the LOC8060402 gene encoding transcription termination factor MTERF2, chloroplastic isoform X2, which produces MLRLRNRLLSLLRAASPFPTPARAASSALRLLKTSTSTATVPAPFSLEDYLVAACGLAPAQAREVSKKVSRELSSNGSRRSLDELSCSRLHSASNPDAILALLTGAGLSRDDIAAVVSADPLLLRASASTIAPRLLALRHRVGLSTPQIVRFLLVASRSLRRGDVVPRLEFFISFYGSFEKALVAAKRNGSLLNASLERLIEPNIALFRQWGVRDIVQLCSNVPRVLTFNLERLKESLLRAEQLGVPPTSGLLGHAVSIVSYMSEEKVAAKLEFFKSTLGCSDSEVSMAVSKLPSLLGISDEILLRKIKFLVNEAMMEPRYIVERPVVLSMSLEKRLMPRHYVMKILQEKGLLNSNTSFLTFAKLGEKSFKLKFIDCHKDSIPGLADAYATARTGIVPSIV; this is translated from the exons ATGCTGCGCCTCCGAAATCGCCTCCTCTCTCTGCTCCGCGCCGCCTCCCCGTTTCCCACCCCCGCGCGTGCCGCCTCCTCTGCACTAAGGTTGTTGAAAAC CTCCACCTCCACGGCCACCGTCCCCGCACCCTTCTCTCTCGAGGACTACCTCGTCGCTGCCTGCGGCCTCGCACCAGCCCAAGCCCGTGAGGTGTCCAAGAAGGTGTCCCGCGAGTTATCCTCCAATGGATCCAGGAGATCACTGGATGAGCTCTCCTGCTCCCGCCTTCACTCCGCCTCCAACC CTGATGCTATCCTCGCGCTGCTCACCGGCGCCGGCCTCTCGCGCGACGACATCGCCGCCGTCGTCTCCGCGGACCCGCTGCTCCTCCGCGCTTCCGCGAGTACCATCGCCCCCCGCCTTCTCGCACTCCGCCACCGCGTTGGTCTGTCTACTCCCCAGATCGTTCGCTTCCTCCTGGTCGCCTCACGCTCTCTCCGCAGGGGCGACGTCGTTCCCAGGCTCGAGTTCTTCATCTCCTTCTACGGCTCGTTTGAGAAGGCCCTGGTGGCCGCAAAGAGGAATGGGAGCCTCCTCAACGCGAGCCTTGAGAGGCTAATTGAGCCTAACATCGCGTTGTTTCGTCAGTGGGGTGTTCGAGATATTGTCCAGCTATGTTCAAACGTTCCGCGGGTGCTTACCTTCAACCTGGAACGCTTGAAGGAGTCTTTGCTACGGGCGGAACAACTTGGGGTGCCTCCCACTTCGGGGCTGTTGGGGCACGCAGTGTCCATCGTTTCCTATATGTCTGAAGAGAAGGTTGCTGCCAAGCTTGAGTTCTTTAAGAGCACTCTTGGTTGTTCTGATTCTGAGGTTTCAATGGCAGTGTCTAAGCTGCCTAGTTTATTAGGAATCTCCGACGAGATTCTTCTGCGCAAGATTAAGTTCCTAGTCAATGAAGCTATGATGGAGCCACGGTACATTGTGGAAAGGCCTGTAGTGCTCTCAATGAGCCTTGAGAAGCGACTAATGCCCCGGCATTATGTCATGAAGATCCTGCAGGAAAAGGGATTGCTGAATAGCAATACGAGCTTTTTGACATTCGCTAAATTAGGAGAGAAGAGTTTCAAATTGAAGTTCATCGATTGTCACAAGGACTCTATTCCTGGCCTTGCTGATGCTTATGCTACAGCTCGTACTGGTATTGTGCCCTCTATAGTCTAA
- the LOC8060404 gene encoding probable methyltransferase PMT13, translated as MGLLSSLPPHRRGALSGGGWQWSFLDVVWGVFLIAVVVFLALVFTPRRGDPVLTAASVARAGGSGGAVPPCAASEVDLLPCEDPRRSSRLSREMNYYRERHCPARGEALACLVPPPRGYRVPVPWPESLHKIWHDNMPYGKIAERKGHQGWMKHEGSYFIFPGGGTMFPDGAEQYIEKLSQYVPLKTGVVRTGLDMGCGVASFGGFLLKENIMTLSFAPRDSHKSQIQFALERGIPAFLLMLGTRRLPFPAQSFDFVHCSRCLIPFTAYNGSYLIEADRLLRPGGYLIISGPPVRWKNQEKEWDELQAMAGALCYKLITVDGNTAIWKKPAEASCLPNQNGFGLDLCSTNDDPDEAWYFKLNKCVGKVSMSEEIAIGSVPRWPDRLSKPSARASVINNGASLFEVDSQKWVRRVAYYKKSLGVKLGSTHIRNVMDMNAFFGGFAAAIVSDPVWVMNVVPAQKPLTLGVIYDRGLIGVYHDWCEPFSTYPRTYDLIHADAIDSLISDPISGTSRCDLFDVMLEMDRILRPEGTAVIRASPDVVDKAAQIARSIRWKAQVHDSEPESGSTEKILVATKTFWKLPLTSQ; from the exons ATGGGGCTCCTCAGCTCCCTGCCGCCCCACCGCCGGGGCGCCTTATCGGGCGGCGGGTGGCAGTGGTCCTTCCTCGACGTCGTCTGGGGGGTCTTCCTCATCGCCGTGGTCGTCTTCCTCGCGCTCGTCTTCACGCCGCGCCGCGGGGACCCCGTCCTAACCGCCGCCTCCGTCGCCCGCGCCGGCGGTAGCGGCGGCGCGGTGCCGCCGTGCGCCGCCTCGGAGGTGGACCTCCTCCCCTGCGAGGACCCGCGCCGCAGCTCCCGCCTCAGCCGCGAGATGAACTACTACCGCGAGCGCCACTGCCCGGCTCGTGGCGAGGCGCTCGCGTGCCTTGTGCCGCCGCCCCGTGGCTACCGCGTTCCCGTACCCTGGCCCGAGAGCCTCCACAAG ATCTGGCATGACAACATGCCTTATGGTAAGATTGCTGAAAGAAAAGGTCATCAAGggtggatgaagcatgaaggttcGTACTTCATTTTTCCTGGTGGTGGGACTATGTTCCCTGACGGAGCTGAACAATATATTGAAAAGCTTAGCCAGTATGTTCCACTGAAAACTGGTGTCGTCAGGACAGGTCTTGATATGGGATGCGGG GTTGCTAGCTTCGGTGGATTTTTGCTTAAAGAGAATATCATGACACTTTCATTTGCACCAAGAGATTCGCATAAGTCTCAAATACAATTTGCCTTGGAGAGAGGAATTCCAGCATTTCTTTTGATGTTGGGCACACGCCGTCTTCCTTTTCCAGCACAGTCCTTTGATTTTGTCCATTGTTCCCGGTGTTTGATACCTTTTACTGCCTATA ATGGATCTTACTTGATTGAAGCTGACCGTCTACTTAGGCCTGGGGGCTATCTAATCATATCGGGCCCCCCTGTGAGATGGAAGAATCAGGAGAAGGAATGGGATGAACTTCAAGCAATGGCAGGAGCTTTGTGTTACAAATTGATCACTGTAGATGGTAATACTGCCATTTGGAAGAAACCTGCTGAAGCTTCATGTCTTCCTAACCAAAATGGATTTGGCCTTGATCTGTGTAGCACCAATGACGATCCAGATGAAGCATG GTACTTCAAGTTGAATAAATGTGTCGGTAAAGTTTCCATGTCGGAAGAGATAGCTATAGGTTCTGTTCCCAGGTGGCCAGATAGGCTGTCTAAACCTTCTGCTAGGGCATCAGTTATCAACAATGGAGCAAGCTTGTTTGAAGTAGATAGTCAGAAGTGGGTTAGGAGAGTGGCATATTATAAAAAATCACTTGGCGTGAAGCTTGGGAGCACACACATACGCAATGTCATGGACATGAATGCATTCTTTGGAGGATTCGCAGCCGCTATAGTGTCTGATCCTGTATGGGTTATGAATGTTGTTCCTGCTCAGAAGCCATTGACACTTGGAGTTATTTATGATAGGGGCCTTATTGGGGTTTATCATGACTG GTGTGAACCATTCTCAACATATCCTCGTACTTACGATCTCATTCATGCTGATGCAATTGACTCCTTGATAAGTGACCCGATTTCAGGCACTAGCAG ATGTGACCTGTTTGATGTCATGTTGGAGATGGACCGCATACTGCGCCCAGAAGGAACTGCCGTAATACGGGCCTCCCCAGATGTGGTAGACAAGGCAGCACAGATTGCTCGGTCGATTCGGTGGAAGGCCCAGGTGCATGACAGTGAACCAGAATCAGGTAGTACCGAGAAAATACTTGTGGCTACGAAAACATTTTGGAAGCTACCACTAACATCACAATAG
- the LOC8060403 gene encoding RHOMBOID-like protein 2: protein MSHADVEAGAPAARAAPPATTGIKPPPGRYNTTSNAPYVQPSPFYYDHAAAHERHHWSWLVPLVVIANVAMFVVVMFYNNCPRGGGDCVGRGFLRRFSFQPLKENPLLGPTAATLQKYGALDWYKVVHGNQAWRLESCTWLHAGLIHLLANMISLIFIGVRLEQQFGFWRVGLVYLVSGFGGSVLSVLFIRKGVSVGASGALFGLLGAMLSELITNWSIYTNRFAAMLNLIIIAAINLALGILPHVDNFAHIGGFATGFLLGFVLLIQPQFGWLEQPYGSKTKSKYKAYQIILLIAALVLLAAGLAVGLVMVFRGENGNDHCGWCHYLTCVPTSSWKCDN from the exons ATGTCGCACGCCGACGTGGAGGCGGGCGCCCCGGCAGCGAGGGCGGCGCCACCGGCGACGACGGGGATCAAGCCGCCGCCGGGGCGGTACAACACGACCAGCAACGCGCCGTACGTGCAGCCGTCGCCGTTCTACTACGACCACGCGGCGGCGCACGAGCGGCACCACTGGTCGTGGCTGGTGCCGCTGGTGGTGATCGCCAACGTCGCCATGTTCGTGGTGGTCATGTTCTACAACAACTgcccgcgcggcggcggcgactgcGTCGGCCGCGGCTTCCTCCGCCGCTTCTCCTTCCAGCCGCTCAAGGAGAACCCGCTCCTCGGCCCGACGGCCGCCAC GCTGCAGAAGTACGGAGCCCTCGACTGGTACAAGGTGGTGCACGGGAACCAGGCGTGGCGGCTGGAGTCCTGCACCTGGCTGCACGCCGGCCTCATCCACCTGCTCGCCAACATGATCAGCCTCATCTTCATCGGCGTCCGCCTGGAGCAGCAGTTTGGATTCT GGAGGGTGGGGCTGGTGTACCTCGTCTCCGGCTTCGGCGGGAGCGTGCTCTCCGTCCTCTTCATCAGGAAGGGCGTCTCCGTGGGAGCCTCCGGCGCGCTcttcggcctcctgggagcgATGCTGTCGGAGCTCATCACCAACTGGTCCATCTACACCAACAGA TTTGCAGCCATGTTGAACCTGATCATCATCGCCGCCATCAACCTGGCGCTCGGGATACTCCCGCACGTCGACAACTTCGCGCACATCGGCGGGTTCGCGACGGGCTTCCTGCTCGGCTTCGTGCTGCTGATCCAGCCCCAGTTCGGGTGGCTTGAGCAGCCCTATGGATCCAAGACCAAGTCCAAGTACAAGGCATATCAGATCATTCTCCTGATTGCTGCCCTGGTCTTGCTGGCTGCAGG GCTTGCTGTTGGATTGGTCATGGTGTTTAGAGGAGAGAACGGCAACGATCACTGCGGCTGGTGCCACTACCTCACCTGTGTGCCGACGTCAAGCTGGAAGTGTGACAATTGA
- the LOC8060402 gene encoding uncharacterized protein LOC8060402 isoform X1 yields MDPGDHWMSSPAPAFTPPPTLMLSSRCSPAPASRATTSPPSSPRTRCSSALPGDVVPRLEFFISFYGSFEKALVAAKRNGSLLNASLERLIEPNIALFRQWGVRDIVQLCSNVPRVLTFNLERLKESLLRAEQLGVPPTSGLLGHAVSIVSYMSEEKVAAKLEFFKSTLGCSDSEVSMAVSKLPSLLGISDEILLRKIKFLVNEAMMEPRYIVERPVVLSMSLEKRLMPRHYVMKILQEKGLLNSNTSFLTFAKLGEKSFKLKFIDCHKDSIPGLADAYATARTGAKLHSNQGVQMHPPKIVKTVIRSKISPCMHPPRKMSMHPQAKCTPSNLL; encoded by the exons ATGGATCCAGGAGATCACTGGATGAGCTCTCCTGCTCCCGCCTTCACTCCGCCTCCAACC CTGATGCTATCCTCGCGCTGCTCACCGGCGCCGGCCTCTCGCGCGACGACATCGCCGCCGTCGTCTCCGCGGACCCGCTGCTCCTCCGCGCTTCC GGGCGACGTCGTTCCCAGGCTCGAGTTCTTCATCTCCTTCTACGGCTCGTTTGAGAAGGCCCTGGTGGCCGCAAAGAGGAATGGGAGCCTCCTCAACGCGAGCCTTGAGAGGCTAATTGAGCCTAACATCGCGTTGTTTCGTCAGTGGGGTGTTCGAGATATTGTCCAGCTATGTTCAAACGTTCCGCGGGTGCTTACCTTCAACCTGGAACGCTTGAAGGAGTCTTTGCTACGGGCGGAACAACTTGGGGTGCCTCCCACTTCGGGGCTGTTGGGGCACGCAGTGTCCATCGTTTCCTATATGTCTGAAGAGAAGGTTGCTGCCAAGCTTGAGTTCTTTAAGAGCACTCTTGGTTGTTCTGATTCTGAGGTTTCAATGGCAGTGTCTAAGCTGCCTAGTTTATTAGGAATCTCCGACGAGATTCTTCTGCGCAAGATTAAGTTCCTAGTCAATGAAGCTATGATGGAGCCACGGTACATTGTGGAAAGGCCTGTAGTGCTCTCAATGAGCCTTGAGAAGCGACTAATGCCCCGGCATTATGTCATGAAGATCCTGCAGGAAAAGGGATTGCTGAATAGCAATACGAGCTTTTTGACATTCGCTAAATTAGGAGAGAAGAGTTTCAAATTGAAGTTCATCGATTGTCACAAGGACTCTATTCCTGGCCTTGCTGATGCTTATGCTACAGCTCGTACTG GGGCGAAGCTACATAGTAATCAGGGGGTGCAAATGCACCCTCCAAAAATTGTAAAAACAGTGATTAGGTCCAAAATTTCACCATGTATGCACCCCCCACGGAAGATGTCTATGCACCCACAAGCTAAGTGCACTCCctctaatttgctctag
- the LOC8057552 gene encoding homeobox-leucine zipper protein ROC4, protein MSFGDLLDGGGSAAGVQFPYGVFASSPALSLAVVDAGRRRDGGSAARAGSSARRGGGGNGKDASEAENEGQSMVSGHLDVVLSGGGDGEDDEDGEDANPRKRKRRYNRHTPHQIARLEAMFKEFPHPDEKQRAELSKQLGLEPRQVKFWFQNRRTNAKNQMERQENARLKQENDKLRVENLSIREAMRDLVCSGCGGPAVLGDLSLEERHLRLENARLRDELARVCTLTAKFIGKPMSHMELLAVAEEPHPMPGSSLELAVAGGVGSGVPSSKMPVSTISELAGSTSSAMGTVITPMVTASLPMVSIDKSKFAQLAVSAMNELVKMAQTNEPLWIPSASSPGSPTMETLNFKEYLKAFTPCVGVKRNGFVSEASRESGIVTVDSSAALVEAFMDERRWSDMFSCIVAKAATIEEISPGVAGSRNGALLLMQAELQVLSPLVPIREVTFLRFCKQLAESAWAVVDVSIDGLQMDHCLATNTKCRRLPSGCVLQDTPNGCKVTWVEHAEYPEASVHQLYQPLLCSGLALGAGRWLATLQRQCECLAILMSSLAVPEHDSEAVSLEGKRSLLKLARRMMENFCAGMSASSSCEWSILDGLTGSMGKDVRVMVQNSVDEPGVPPGVVLSVATAVWLPVTPERLFNFLRDEELRAEWDILSNGGPMQQMLRITKGQLDGNSVTLLRADHTNSHLNSILILQETCTDRSGAMVVYAPVDFPAMQLVIGGGDSTNVALLPSGFVILPDGSSSSAGGVGHKTCGSLLTVAFQILVNSQPTAKLTVESVDTVYNLISCTIEKIRAALHCDI, encoded by the exons ATGAGCTTCGGCGATCTCCTCGACGGCGGCGGGTCCGCGGCTGGCGTGCAGTTCCCGTACGGCGTCTTCGCGTCATCGCCGGCCCTCTCCCTCGCCGTG GTGGACGCCGGGCGCCGCCGCGACGGCGGCAGCGCTGCGCGGGCGGGCTCGTCGGCCCGCCGAGGCGGCGGAGGAAACGGGAAGGACGCGTCGGAGGCGGAGAACGAGGGCCAGTCGATGGTGAGCGGACACCTCGACGTCGTCTTGTCtggcggcggcgatggcgagGACGACGAGGACGGCGAGGACGCGAACCCGCGCAAGCGCAAGAGGCGGTACAACCGCCACACGCCGCATCAGATCGCACGGCTCGAAGC GATGTTCAAGGAATTCCCCCACCCGGACGAGAAGCAGCGCGCGGAGCTGAGCAAGCAGCTGGGCCTGGAGCCGCGGCAGGTCAAGTTCTGGTTCCAGAACCGGCGCACGAATGCGAAG AACCAAATGGAGCGGCAGGAGAACGCACGGCTGAAGCAGGAGAACGACAAGCTGCGTGTCGAGAACCTGTCCATCCGGGAGGCCATGAGGGACCTGGTGTGCAGCGGCTGTGGCGGCCCAGCGGTGCTCGGGGACCTGTCGCTCGAAGAGCGCCACCTGCGCCTCGAGAACGCGAGGCTCAGGGACGAGCTCGCTCGAGTCTGCACCCTCACTGCCAAGTTCATTGGCAAGCCCATGTCTCACATGGAACTGCTCGCGGTCGCGGAGGAGCCGCATCCTATGCCAGGCTCGTCACTGGAACTTGCAGTTGCTGGTGGTGTTGGTTCCGGCGTCCCATCGAGCAAAATGCCCGTCTCGACGATCTCTGAGTTGGCTGGCAGCACATCCAGCGCAATGGGAacagtgatcacgcccatggtGACTGCATCATTGCCGATGGTTAGCATTGACAAGTCCAAGTTCGCCCAGCTTGCAGTGAGTGCGATGAATGAGCTTGTCAAGATGGCGCAGACGAATGAACCGCTGTGGATTCCAAGCGCTTCCTCACCTGGCTCGCCAACCATGGAGACTCTAAACTTCAAAGAGTACTTGAAGGCATTCACGCCGTGTGTTGGAGTGAAACGTAATGGGTTTGTGTCTGAGGCCTCTAGGGAGTCCGGCATTGTCACCGTTGACAGTAGCGCTGCTCTTGTGGAGGCCTTCATGGATGAG AGACGATGGTCAGACATGTTCTCCTGCATTGTTGCCAAGGCAGCCACCATTGAGGAGATCTCACCTGGTGTTGCAGGAAGCAGAAATGGTGCATTGCTGCTT ATGCAGGCAGAACTACAAGTGCTTTCACCTCTTGTCCCTATAAGGGAGGTAACATTTCTTAGGTTCTGCAAACAGCTTGCTGAGAGTGCATGGGCTGTAGTGGATGTTTCCATTGATGGACTGCAGATGGATCACTGCCTCGCTACAAACACGAAATGCCGGAGGCTGCCTTCAGGTTGCGTGTTGCAAGATACCCCCAATGGATGCAAG GTCACATGGGTTGAGCATGCTGAATATCCTGAGGCATCCGTGCACCAGCTCTACCAGCCTCTTCTGTGCTCTGGTCTCGCCCTTGGTGCAGGGCGGTGGCTTGCAACACTGCAACGCCAGTGTGAGTGTTTGGCCATCCTCATGTCATCGCTTGCAGTGCCAGAGCATGACTCAGAAG CGGTTTCTCTGGAAGGAAAACGGAGCTTGTTGAAGTTGGCACGGAGGATGATGGAGAACTTCTGCGCAGGGATGAGTGCGTCATCTTCCTGTGAATGGAGTATACTGGATGGCTTAACAGGTAGCATGGGGAAAGATGTACGTGTCATGGTACAGAACAGTGTGGATGAACCTGGGGTGCCACCAGGTGTGGTGCTTAGTGTTGCCACAGCAGTATGGTTGCCTGTGACACCTGAGCGGCTCTTCAACTTTCTTCGCGATGAGGAGCTCCGTGCTGAATGGGACATCCTCAGCAATGGTGGCCCTATGCAGCAGATGTTACGCATTACCAAGGGGCAACTGGATGGCAACTCTGTAACTCTACTGAGAGCTGAT CATACAAACTCCCACCTGAACAGCATCTTGATTCTACAAGAGACGTGCACTGACAGATCTGGTGCAATGGTCGTGTATGCCCCCGTGGACTTCCCGGCAATGCAGCTTGTGATTGGTGGAGGGGACTCAACGAATGTGGCACTCCTGCCATCTGGTTTCGTCATTCTGCCTGATGGGTCTAGCTCTAGCGCTGGTGGGGTTGGGCACAAGACATGCGGATCGCTGCTCACGGTTGCATTCCAGATCCTTGTGAACAGCCAGCCCACAGCAAAGCTCACGGTGGAGTCAGTGGACACCGTGTACAACCTCATCTCTTGTACCATCGAGAAGATCAGGGCGGCACTTCACTGTGACATCTGA